The proteins below are encoded in one region of Benincasa hispida cultivar B227 unplaced genomic scaffold, ASM972705v1 Contig587, whole genome shotgun sequence:
- the LOC120069788 gene encoding CTP synthase isoform X1 has product MKYVLVTGGVVSGLGKGVTASSIGLLLKACGLRVTSIKIDPYLNTDAGTMSPFEHGEVFVLDDGGEVDLDLGNYERFLDIKLTHDNNITTGKIYQSVIDKERKGDYLGKTVQVVPHITDAIQEWIERAALIPVDGKDGPADVCVIELGGTIGDIESMPFIEALGQFSYRVGSGNFCLIHVSLVPVLKVVGEQKTKPTQHSVRGLRSLGLTPHVLACRSTMVLDENVKRKLSQFCHVPVDSIITLYDVPNIWHIPLLLKDQKAHEAILKVLNLHSIAGGPALEEWTARAEICDSLHEPVRIAMVGKYTGLSDSYLSVLKALKHASLRCLKKLVVDWVPAGDLEDATAQENPAAHKAAWKLLKGADGILVPGGFGDRGVEGKILASKYARENKVPFLGICLGMQIAVIEFARSVLNLKDANSTEFDTSTKNPCVIFMPEVSKTHMGGTMRLGSRRTYFQVMDCKSAKLYGNKSFIDERHRHRYEVNPHMVSRLENAGLTFTGKDETGQRMEIVELACHPYFIGVQFHPEFKSRPGKPSALFLGLIAASCGQLDSILKSSESRKKTTKNGGVEVFRNGNMKMTANGLSNDAYFNGNGLHY; this is encoded by the exons ATGAAGTACGTGCTGGTAACTGGTGGAGTTGTAAGCGGTCTCGGAAAAGGAGTTACCGCAAGCAGCATCGGTCTGCTTCTCAAGGCCTGCGGTCTTCGCGTTACTTCCATCAAAATTG ATCCATACTTAAATACAGATGCGGGAACGATGTCCCCCTTCGAACACGGGGAGGTTTTTGTGTTAGATGACGGTGGTGAG GTGGACCTTGATCTCGGGAACTACGAGCGGTTCCTTGATATCAAGTTGACCCACGATAATAATATCACTACAGGGAAGATTTACCAG TCAGTTATCGATAAGGAGAGGAAAGGGGATTATCTTGGAAAAACTGTCCAG GTTGTTCCACATATTACTGATGCAATTCAGGAATGGATTGAGCGTGCTGCTTTGATACCAGTGGATGGCAAGGATGGTCCAGCTGATGTTTGTGTGATTGAATTGGGTGGAACTATTG GAGACATTGAGTCCATGCCATTTATTGAGGCACTTGGACAATTCTCATACCGTGTAG GTTCTGGTAACTTTTGCCTGATTCATGTCAGCCTTGTGCCTGTATTGAAAGTTGTTGGAGAGCAG AAAACAAAGCCAACTCAGCATAGTGTTAGGGGACTACGAAGTTTAGGCTTGACCCCACATGTTTTGGCTTGTCGCAGCACAATG GTTCTTGATGAAAATGTGAAGAGGAAACTTTCTCAGTTTTGCCATGTTCCG GTGGACAGCATCATCACTCTTTACGATGTTCCCAACATCTGGCATATTCCTTTACTTTTAAAA GATCAAAAGGCGCATGAAGCAATCTTGAAAGTGCTGAATCTTCACAG CATAGCTGGTGGCCCCGCTTTAGAGGAGTGGACTGCTAGGGCTGAAATATGTGATTCACTACACGAACCG GTTCGTATTGCCATGGTTGGAAAGTATACGGGCCTTTCAGATTCCTACCTTTCTGTGCTGAAG GCTCTGAAGCATGCCTCTCTCAGATGTTTAAAGAAACTCGTCGTGGACTGGGTTCCAGCTGGAGATCTTGAAGATGCTACGGCTCAAGAG AATCCAGCTGCTCATAAGGCTGCATGGAAGCTGTTGAAG GGTGCAGATGGTATACTAGTTCCAGGTGGTTTTGGAGATAGAGGAGTGGAAGGGAAAATCCTTGCATCGAAGTATGCTCGAGAAAACAAAGTTCCATTCCTTGGCATATGCCTAGGAATGCAAATTGCTGTCATTGAGTTTGCACGATCTGTTCTTAATTTGAAAGATGCTAACAGCACTGAATTTGATACGAGCACAAAGAATCCATGTGTTATATTTATGCCTGAG GTTTCTAAAACACACATGGGTGGAACCATGCGCCTTGGTTCTAGGAGAACATATTTTCAGGTTATGGATTGCAAGTCTGCAAAACT GTATGGGAATAAAAGTTTCATTGATGAGAGACATAGGCATAGATACGAG GTTAATCCTCATATGGTATCACGGCTTGAAAATGCTGGACTCACATTCACTGGCAAGGACGAAACAGGTCAGCGCATGGAG ATTGTTGAGTTGGCTTGTCATCCATACTTCATTGGTGTTCAATTCCATCCTGAATTTAAATCAAGACCGGGAAAACCTTCAGCATTATTCTTGG